AACCGCCTCGCAAGCTCTCCGCGCTATCAGGGCTACCCTATCGCGTCGAACACCATCTTTACGGCGCTTACGACAACTACGAACGCCAGCACGTAGCGCACCCACTTGTTCCCCTTCATCACGGTGAAACGAGCGCCGAGCACCGCGCCCATCATGCTGCCCACCGCCAGCACCAGCCCCACGGGGATGTTCACCAGACCGTTCATGAAGAAGATAACCAGGCTTATCGTGGTGTAGCAACCGATGATTATCGTCTTGACCGCGTTTCCGCTGACCAGGTCCATTCCTGCGGCGACCACCAGCGCCCACGAGAGGAAGAAGCCGACGCCGGCCTGGATGAATCCGCCGTAGATCCCGACCGCGAAGAATACCACGTACACGGCCCACCTCGGCCAGTTCCTCTCCTCGACCTCCTCCCACATCCTCGGCTTGAATACCAGCAGCAGAGCCATCAGAGAGATCAGCCCC
The DNA window shown above is from Synergistaceae bacterium and carries:
- a CDS encoding sulfite exporter TauE/SafE family protein, encoding MDLAWYHWTGIVVVGVLQGFLNTVAGGGSLLVLPALTFLGMDLAVANGTNRIAILLQSASGAASFKRQGALSFGRALPLAAAATVGALVGTFIVVQVDKKMLNLVIAGLISLMALLLVFKPRMWEEVEERNWPRWAVYVVFFAVGIYGGFIQAGVGFFLSWALVVAAGMDLVSGNAVKTIIIGCYTTISLVIFFMNGLVNIPVGLVLAVGSMMGAVLGARFTVMKGNKWVRYVLAFVVVVSAVKMVFDAIG